A single region of the Micropterus dolomieu isolate WLL.071019.BEF.003 ecotype Adirondacks linkage group LG02, ASM2129224v1, whole genome shotgun sequence genome encodes:
- the LOC123965861 gene encoding B-cell receptor CD22-like — translation MVQSVLWGHERYNIYVGPFIFDSKAINNSSRFQYIGNKVHNCSLKIYQVEHDDRGKYTFRFITNSPEGKWTGRAGSTLKVVDLDVLVSGTTKEGANVNLTCTNSCDGGNLSSAFTWFKNGELTNEGPVLYLSNMSATNSGNYTCSLKTHSGATSAVINVDVEYGPKNTSVSVRPSMEVDAGSNITLICSSRANPPVENYTWFKIDNDDIMVVGRQPVFIPGDDGQYLCSVSNKHGSQNSSIVTLKIKKFWPTFTRDVILIATVAVLLIVTTVIAVTRLNIKRTSAPEPDCDEDIQNANYVNLPVFDNNQSQEGNPYEETTAEVIYTTVDFDTKRKPNMEQQMVSHTGDDSVIYSTVCRNQPII, via the exons ATGGTGCAAAGTGTCTTATGGGGTCATGAAAGGTATAATATCTATGTCGGTCCTTTCATATTTGATAGCAAGGCGATTAATAACTCTTCAAGATTTCAGTATATTGGCAACAAAGTACACAATTGTTCTTTAAAAATATACCAAGTGGAGCATGATGATAGAGGAAAGTATACCTTCAGATTTATAACTAACTCTCCGGAGGGAAAATGGACTGGTAGAGCTGGCTCAACATTGAAGGTTGTTG ATTTGGATGTTTTGGTGTCTGGAACAACGAAGGAAGGTGCCAATGTGAATCTGACCTGCACAAACAGCTGTGATGGCGGTAACCTTTCATCTGCTTTCACCTGGTTTAAGAACGGAGAACTCACAAACGAAGGCCCTGTACTTTATTTAAGCAACATGTCTGCCACAAACTCCGGAAACTACACTTGTTCTCTAAAGACACACTCTGGAGCAACTTCAGCAGTCATAAATGTTGATGTTGAAT ATGGCCCAAAGAACACGTCAGTGTCTGTCAGACCATCGATGGAGGTGGACGCTGGCAGTAACATCACCCTGATCTGCAGCAGCCGTGCAAACCCCCCAGTGGAGAATTATACTTGGTTTAAAATAGATAATGATGATATTATGGTTGTTGGACGCCAGCCTGTGTTCATCCCTGGAGATGATGGCCAGTATTTATGCAGCGTCTCCAACAAACATGGAAGTCAAAACTCCTCCATTGTCACTCTAAAGATAAAGA AATTTTGGCCAACATTTACCAGAGATGTGATTCTCATTGCCACTGTTGCTGTGCTTCTGATTGTGACCACTGTGATTGCTGTCACAAG ACTCAACATTAAAAGGACAAGTGCACCAGAGCCAGACTGTGATGAAGACATACAG AATGCCAATTATGTCAACTTGCCTGTTTTTGACAATAACCAATCACAAGAGGGAAATCCGTATGAGGAAACAACAGCAGAAGTCATCTACACAACTGTTGACTTTGACACCAAGAGGAAGCCAAACAT GGAGCAGCAGATGGTTTCCCATACTGGTGACGACAGTGTGATTTACAGCACAGTGTGCAG GAACCAACCCATCATATGA
- the LOC123967075 gene encoding guanine nucleotide-binding protein G(o) subunit alpha-like isoform X1 encodes MFCCLGILPAPLQICMGMCLHQEITEEGKKAKLQSSKIEHDLCEHSRTEMNVVKILMLGAAESGKSTLIKQMKIIHSHGFSKQELISFKPAVLDNLLTSMKFVLQGMGMLRINLANKNNKIHARSILSCSQCLGDDQELLPFVAHAFCALWADQGVRAVAARGYEFELNDSALYFFENMSRIIAPKYVPTETDVLRVRVRTCGIVETQFHLNEMIFRLYDVGQRSERRKWLSCFDCTQAVLFVVALSSYDRTLMESSSGNRLQESLELFTSICTNTVFRSTSLILLMNKTDLFQEKILLSGRHLRFYLSGYKGADGDVDAAAQHIAAMFSSCNSSPDKPVYHHFTSAIDTSNIQVVFHMVIDQTIKENLIAVQLL; translated from the exons ATGTTTTGCTGTCTCGGTATACTGCCAGCCCCACTGCAG ATCTGTATGGGAATGTGCCTTCACCAGGAAATCACAGAGGAGGGTAAAAAGGCTAAACTCCAGAGCTCTAAAATAGAGCACGACCTTTGTGAACATTCCAGGACTGAGATGAATGTGGTGAAAATCCTCATGCTTG GAGCAGCAGAAAGCGGAAAGAGCACCCTGATCAAACAGATGAAGATAATCCACAGTCACGGCTTCTCCAAACAGGAGCTCATCAGCTTCAAG CCCGCAGTGCTAGACAACCTGCTGACCTCTATGAAGTTTGTTCTACAAGGAATGGGCATGCTGAGGATTAACCTTGCTAACAAGAACAACAAG ATCCACGCCCGCTCCATCCTGTCCTGTAGTCAGTGTTTGGGGGACGACCAGGAGCTGCTTCCTTTTGTGGCTCATGCTTTCTGTGCACTTTGGGCTGACCAAGGGGTGAGAGCAGTCGCGGCCAGAGGTTACGAGTTCGAGCTGAATGACTCGGCACTCTA TTTCTTTGAGAACATGAGTCGAATCATCGCTCCCAAATACGTTCCCACTGAGACAGATGTtctgagagtgagagtgaggaCTTGTGGAATCGTTGAGACGCAGTTTCACCTAAATGAAATGATCTTTCG ACTGTATGATGTCGGCCAGCGTAGTGAGAGGAGGAAGTGGCTCAGCTGCTTTGACTGTACTCAGGCTGTATTGTTTGTTGTGGCCCTCAGCAGCTATGATAGGACACTGATGGAGAGCTCTTCAGGG AATCGTCTGCAGGAAAGTCTTGAACTTTTTACATCCATTTGCACCAACACAGTCTTTAGGAGCACCTCACTG ATTCTGCTTATGAACAAAACTGACCTTTTCCAGGAGAAGATCCTACTCTCTGGCAGACACTTGAGATTTTACCTTTCTGGTTATAAAG GAGCAGATGGTGATGTGGATGCTGCAGCCCAGCACATCGCTGCCATGTTCTCATCATGTAACAGCAGTCCTGACAAACCCGTGTACCACCACTTCACCTCTGCCATAGACACCAGTAACATACAGGTGGTCTTCCACATGGTCATAGATCAGACTATCAAGGAGAACCTAATAGCTGTCCAGTTGCTGTAA
- the LOC123967075 gene encoding guanine nucleotide-binding protein G(o) subunit alpha-like isoform X2 — MFCCLGILPAPLQEITEEGKKAKLQSSKIEHDLCEHSRTEMNVVKILMLGAAESGKSTLIKQMKIIHSHGFSKQELISFKPAVLDNLLTSMKFVLQGMGMLRINLANKNNKIHARSILSCSQCLGDDQELLPFVAHAFCALWADQGVRAVAARGYEFELNDSALYFFENMSRIIAPKYVPTETDVLRVRVRTCGIVETQFHLNEMIFRLYDVGQRSERRKWLSCFDCTQAVLFVVALSSYDRTLMESSSGNRLQESLELFTSICTNTVFRSTSLILLMNKTDLFQEKILLSGRHLRFYLSGYKGADGDVDAAAQHIAAMFSSCNSSPDKPVYHHFTSAIDTSNIQVVFHMVIDQTIKENLIAVQLL; from the exons ATGTTTTGCTGTCTCGGTATACTGCCAGCCCCACTGCAG GAAATCACAGAGGAGGGTAAAAAGGCTAAACTCCAGAGCTCTAAAATAGAGCACGACCTTTGTGAACATTCCAGGACTGAGATGAATGTGGTGAAAATCCTCATGCTTG GAGCAGCAGAAAGCGGAAAGAGCACCCTGATCAAACAGATGAAGATAATCCACAGTCACGGCTTCTCCAAACAGGAGCTCATCAGCTTCAAG CCCGCAGTGCTAGACAACCTGCTGACCTCTATGAAGTTTGTTCTACAAGGAATGGGCATGCTGAGGATTAACCTTGCTAACAAGAACAACAAG ATCCACGCCCGCTCCATCCTGTCCTGTAGTCAGTGTTTGGGGGACGACCAGGAGCTGCTTCCTTTTGTGGCTCATGCTTTCTGTGCACTTTGGGCTGACCAAGGGGTGAGAGCAGTCGCGGCCAGAGGTTACGAGTTCGAGCTGAATGACTCGGCACTCTA TTTCTTTGAGAACATGAGTCGAATCATCGCTCCCAAATACGTTCCCACTGAGACAGATGTtctgagagtgagagtgaggaCTTGTGGAATCGTTGAGACGCAGTTTCACCTAAATGAAATGATCTTTCG ACTGTATGATGTCGGCCAGCGTAGTGAGAGGAGGAAGTGGCTCAGCTGCTTTGACTGTACTCAGGCTGTATTGTTTGTTGTGGCCCTCAGCAGCTATGATAGGACACTGATGGAGAGCTCTTCAGGG AATCGTCTGCAGGAAAGTCTTGAACTTTTTACATCCATTTGCACCAACACAGTCTTTAGGAGCACCTCACTG ATTCTGCTTATGAACAAAACTGACCTTTTCCAGGAGAAGATCCTACTCTCTGGCAGACACTTGAGATTTTACCTTTCTGGTTATAAAG GAGCAGATGGTGATGTGGATGCTGCAGCCCAGCACATCGCTGCCATGTTCTCATCATGTAACAGCAGTCCTGACAAACCCGTGTACCACCACTTCACCTCTGCCATAGACACCAGTAACATACAGGTGGTCTTCCACATGGTCATAGATCAGACTATCAAGGAGAACCTAATAGCTGTCCAGTTGCTGTAA
- the LOC123967089 gene encoding neuropeptide B-like, which translates to MEMLAKLVFPIVIISVLVACSPAEAWYKQVAGPSYYSVGRASGLLSGIRRSPYVRRAEPDPSDNGESATNSVFSEITPQNSILKTMPVCIKDITPNLQSCQLVQELKGSFKCKAEVFLSLDFSDCARD; encoded by the exons ATGGAGATGCTCGCTAAACTCGTGTTCCCCATCGTGATAATCTCCGTGCTGGTCGCTTGCAGTCCGGCGGAGGCATGGTACAAGCAGGTGGCCGGTCCAAGTTACTACTCGGTGGGCAGGGCGTCCGGCTTGCTGTCCGGTATCCGGAGGTCTCCATACGTCAGAAGAGCAGAGCCGGACCCGTCAGACAACGGAGAGTCTGCGACCAACAGCGTGTTTTCTGAAATAACTCCGCAAAATTCCATCCTGAAGACAATG CCTGTTTGTATCAAAGACATTACACCAAACCTGCAGAGCTGTCAACTGGTCCAGGAACTCAAAGGTTCATTTAAGTGCAAAGCAGAAGTCTTCCTCTCTCTGGACTTCTCAGACTGCGCAAGAGACTGA